The following nucleotide sequence is from Syntrophales bacterium.
GGGATGAACATCATGATGGCCGCCACGGACCTCATGGTTGTCTTTCTCGGGATGGAAATCATGTCCCTTTCGCTTTACGTTCTGGTGGGCTTTTGCAAACAGGTGAAGGAAGGGATGGAAGCCGCCCTGAAATACTTCCTTCTGGGTGCTTTTTCGTCGGCCGTCTTTCTTTTCGGCATAGCCCTGATTTACGGTGTGTCAGGGGGGACAGGGATTTCAGGTGTCGGCATATTCGACAGCTCCATCGGGGGCGGGCTCCCGCTTCTTTTCACGGCGGCGGCCCTGCTCTTCGTTGGTATCGGGTTCAAGATAGCGGCCGTTCCCTTTCATATGTGGGCACCTGACGTCTACGAGGGGGCTCCGGTCAGCATCGCTTCCCTTCTCGCGGTGGCGCCCAAGATAGCGGCCTTCGCCGTTTTCATCCGAGTGGGGACCGAGCTTGCGGGATACGCGCTCGGCATGGTGGGCGGCCTTGTCATCGTCATGGCCGTCGCCAGCATGGTGCTGGGCAACTTCGCCGCCCTCCGCCAGGACGGTCTGGTGCGCATGCTTGCCTATTCAGGAATCGCCCAGGCAGGCTACATGCTCATCGCCTTCTACGCTCTGCCCGAAGGTTCCTCGGCGTTGATCTTCTATCTCTGTGTTTACGCGCTGATGAACATGGGAGCCTTCGGTGTCGCCGTCCACCTCTCACGCGGGAACGAAGGGATACTTCGCCTCAAGGATATGGCGGGCCTGGGCTCACGCAGCCCCTTCCTGGCTCTTGCCATGGCCGTTTTCATGCTGTCTCTGACGGGAATTCCGCCCACCGGCGGTTTCTTCGCGAAGTTTTATGTCTTCAAGTTCGGTCTGGAGGCGGGCCACCTGGGAACGGTCATCGTCGCCGTGCTGATGTCGGTCGTGTCGGCCTACTACTATCTGCGCGTTATCGTCTACATGTACATGGGAGAGGATTCCGACTTTCTTCCTCCGGCCTCGGCTTCCCCGGTCAATGTCTTCACCGTTGTCATTGCCGTCCTGGCAGGATCGACCATCCTCATGGGCGTTCTGCCGGGCTTCTTTCTGGAAGTCGCCCTCTCGTGTTTCTCGGGAGGCAGGGTTTGATCCGGAGGGCGAACCGTTCCAGGTCAGCCCTCCGAATACACGGTGACACACCGGACCTTCCCCTGGAAGCAGCACTGTTTGCCGAGTTCGAGTAAGCGATCGC
It contains:
- a CDS encoding NADH-quinone oxidoreductase subunit N, which gives rise to MISSAPALNGIVSVLPEILLLVFACHSFLREGGGERQRFLAGPAFLALFSTLLLIPFYWGRNISGFGGLILRDNFSLLLQLVALLCLFLVILYSHEYLQREKRHGAEYYGFILIAAIGMNIMMAATDLMVVFLGMEIMSLSLYVLVGFCKQVKEGMEAALKYFLLGAFSSAVFLFGIALIYGVSGGTGISGVGIFDSSIGGGLPLLFTAAALLFVGIGFKIAAVPFHMWAPDVYEGAPVSIASLLAVAPKIAAFAVFIRVGTELAGYALGMVGGLVIVMAVASMVLGNFAALRQDGLVRMLAYSGIAQAGYMLIAFYALPEGSSALIFYLCVYALMNMGAFGVAVHLSRGNEGILRLKDMAGLGSRSPFLALAMAVFMLSLTGIPPTGGFFAKFYVFKFGLEAGHLGTVIVAVLMSVVSAYYYLRVIVYMYMGEDSDFLPPASASPVNVFTVVIAVLAGSTILMGVLPGFFLEVALSCFSGGRV